The Helianthus annuus cultivar XRQ/B chromosome 16, HanXRQr2.0-SUNRISE, whole genome shotgun sequence genome includes a window with the following:
- the LOC110916461 gene encoding uncharacterized protein LOC110916461 isoform X1: protein MEYVYSSPAKRRKISHANDQQMLLNKNEDNMILGSSSGDDAQSHFRKKLLVLDVNGLLVDIVADPPDEAHKPDTRIAQKAVFKRPFCDEFLEFCFQRFSVGVWTSRTRKNINRVLDFLMRDTQRQLLFCWDQSHCTDTGFNTIENSGKPLLLKELKKLWEKQDPNLPWDRGAYDESNTLLLDDSPYKALRNPPYTAIFPYTYSYLDTQDNDLGPNGDLRNYLERLAASDNVQTFVEQNPFGQQPITHDNESWNFYRNIICSTQPGAGPSRSRKKLIVLDIGGLLVDVRMAPREGFREDTMLGSKAVFKRPYCDEFLQFCFQRFNVGIWTSVFRFNTERTVDYLMRENQHKLLFCWDLSHCTDTGFFTVENNSKKLLLKEIRKLWEKKGPDLPWEIGEYDESNTLLVDTKSHRALLNPPHTAIFPYPYCHWHTEDNSLRDLRIYLERLAASENVQKFVSENSFGQRPIREKNLSWGFYQKIIHAFSYKRKAGDSVKPDPTIASVTKTLLEPEPISTATSAAHTLLEPETGTTTALVGQALSEPDLDTTALTSVEQETVSATVLTAHTLAEPQTSTTALVGQTVSEPDLDTAALAAQTSLEQETVTATVLTAPTLLEPEPGAAIALVGETLSEPEIHTTASAAWTVLEPETLFVLIFETLKHFVYVMRRGYCTCYVFICIYNSHFGCCTSDDAHSGFTTSCKGALTSDVDNVTVGTALSAKIKSPSPKRSHLQESNSVVNRSVTRSMNKRIVKSVKDVSCVGSDDIHQDSPHVEHKIIVTESNSALDGSVTRSRNKRVVNSVEDNSRGKRFRSSEGSKKNTKVFVLALQKTSGADDGNSCQKRTRRPRKLVVKKPTGVLEDGHGITTDLDEHQPLSVWYERMRRLSVIKRSDKSRNQTNVVTTDRTTSDYQQDWPFIKLCPIWTTIESLVLHPTPPQKPHFSPLKKTNELCREGLAIAHMVTYWNLVQRLSDLKPNDPVDIINNGLEVAVDLETHGFDVEAIRGRLNELLYSKSKAGQREDTLKELEKCNYEKHVIEKEMDRLKVEMQKLQEKWKAKEEDIMRLQSNSHPVSTEIND from the exons ATGGAGTATGTGTACTCTTCTCCTGCTAAACGGAGAAAGATTTCACATGCAAATGATCAACAAATGTTACTCAACAAGAATGAAGATAACATGATTTTGGGGTCTTCTAGTGGGGATGATGCTCAATCTCATTTTAGAAAAAAGCTTCTTGTTCTTGATGTAAATGGGCTGCTTGTTGATATTGTAGCAGACCCCCCAGATGAAGCCCACAAACCAGACACAAGAATAGCTCAAAAAGCAG TGTTTAAGAGACCATTTTGTGATGAGTTTTTGGAATTTTGCTTTCAGAGGTTTAGTGTAGGAGTTTGGACATCAAGAACAAG AAAGAATATAAACCGAGTTCTTGACTTCCTCATGAGGGACACTCAACGTCAATTGCTTTTCTGTTGG GATCAATCTCACTGCACAGACACCGGTTTCAATACTATTGAGAACTCCGGCAAACCGTTGCTATTAAAGGAACTTAAAAAGTTATGGGAAAAACAAGATCCAAATCTTCCGTGGGATAGAGGAGCGTATGATGAATCAAATACACTGCTTTTGGATGATTCTCCGTACAAGGCACTACGTAATCCT CCATATACCGCAATCTTCCCCTATACCTACAGTTACCTTGACACCCAAGATAACGATTTAGGACCCAATGGCGATCTTCGTAATTATCTGGAAAGGCTGGCAGCGTCTGATAACGTCCAAACGTTTGTAGAGCAAAACCCATTTGGTCAACAACCGATTACACATGATAACGAATCGTGGAATTTTTACCGTAACATCATTTGTTCCACTCAACCAGGAGCCGGTCCTTCTCGTTCTCGAAAGAAACTTATTGTTCTTGATATCGGTGGGTTGCTCGTTGATGTTAGAATGGCCCCACGTGAAGGCTTTAGAGAAGACACAATGCTTGGGTCAAAAGCAG TGTTTAAGAGACCTTATTGTGATGAGTTCTTACAATTTTGTTTTCAGAGATTCAATGTTGGTATTTGGACATCAGTTTTCAG ATTCAATACAGAACGCACTGTTGACTATCTTATGAGAGAAAATCAACACAAATTGCTTTTCTGTTGG GATCTCTCACACTGTACTGACACTGGTTTTTTTACGGTTGAGAATAATAGCAAAAAATTACTTTTAAAGGAAATTAGAAAGTTATGGGAAAAGAAAGGTCCCGATCTTCCATGGGAAATAGGAGAGTACGATGAATCAAATACACTTTTAGTCGACACTAAGTCACACAGGGCTCTACTTAATCCC CCACATACAGCAATCTTTCCTTACCCTTATTGTCACTGGCATACAGAAGACAATTCCTTAC GCGACCTTCGTATTTATCTGGAAAGGTTGGCGGCATCTGAGAACGTCCAAAAATTTGTATCGGAAAATTCGTTTGGCCAACGCCCCATTAGGGAAAAGAATCTGTCATGGGGATTTTATCAAAAGATTATTCATGCATTCTCATATAAACGTAAAGCTGGTGATTCAGTGAAACCTGACCCCACTATTGCTTCTGTTACTAAAACCTTATTGGAACCCGAACCCATCTCTACTGCTACTTCGGCTGCCCATACGTTACTGGAACCAGAAACGGGGACCACTACTGCTTTAGTTGGCCAAGCCTTATCGGAACCAGATCTCGACACGACTGCTCTGACTTCAGTGGAACAAGAAACTGTAAGTGCTACTGTTTTGACTGCTCATACCTTAGCGGAACCACAAACTAGCACTACTGCTTTGGTGGGTCAAACCGTATCGGAACCAGATCTTGACACTGCTGCCCTGGCTGCTCAGACTTCGTTGGAACAAGAAACCGTAACTGCGACTGTTTTGACTGCTCCAACCTTATTGGAACCAGAACCCGGCGCTGCTATTGCTTTGGTTGGTGAAACCTTATCGGAACCAGAAATCCACACTACTGCTTCGGCTGCTTGGACTGTATTAGAACCCGAAACTTTGTTCGTACTTATCTTTGAAACTCTGAAGCATTTTGTCTATGTGATGAGACGTGGTTACTGCACATGTTATGTGTTTATTTGTATATATAATTCCCACTTTGGGTGCTG TACATCAGATGATGCTCATTCAGGCTTCACTACATCGTGTAAAGGGGCTCTAACAAGTGACGTGGACAATGTAACTGTTGGCACCGCACTTTCTGCTAAAATTAAGAGTCCTTCACCAAAAAGATCT CATCTGCAGGAAAGTAATTCTGTTGTGAATCGTTCAGTTACTCGTAGCATGAATAAAAGAATCGTGAAGTCGGTTAAAGACGTCTCATGTGTCGGATCTGATGATATTCATCAAGATTCACCTCACGTGGAACACAAAATAATCGTCACA GAAAGTAATTCTGCTTTGGATGGTTCAGTTACTCGTAGCAGGAACAAAAGAGTTGTGAATTCGGTAGAAGACAATTCACGTGGGAAAAGGTTCCGATCTTCAGAAG GTAGCAAGAAAAACACAAAAGTTTTTGTGCTTGCTTTGCAAAAAACAAGTGGGGCAGATGATGGCAATAGTTGTCAGAAAAGAACGAGAAGACCACGAAAGTTAGTGGTTAAAAAACCAACTGGTGTACTAGAAG ATGGACATGGAATCACTACCGATCTTGATGAGCACCAACCTCTATCCGTGTGGTATGAACGGATGCGTCGCCTTTCAGTTATAAAGA GAAGTGATAAATCACGAAATCAAACCAATGTCGTCACCACTGACAGAACCACCAGCGACTACCAACAAGATTGGCCGTTTATCAAGCTGTGTCCAATCTGGACCACCATCGAATCTCTCGTGTTACACCCAACACCGCCTCAAAAGCCACACTTTTCGCCATTGAAGAAGACGAACGAGCTTTGTCGTGAGGGTTTAGCCATTGCTCACATGGTGACGTATTGGAATCTGGTTCAGAGGCTTTCAGACTTAAAACCGAATGATCCGGTTGACATAATCAACAACGGTTTGGAAGTTGCAGTCGACTTGGAGACTCATGGGTTTGATGTGGAAGCAATTCGAGGTCGTTTAAATGAGTTGCTTTATTCTAAATCCAAAGCAGGCCAGCGTGAGGATACTCTTAAAGAGCTTGAAAAGTGCAATTATGAAAAGCATGTAATCGAGAAAGAGATGGATCGATTAAAAGTGGAGATGCAAAAGTTGCAAGAAAAATGGAAAGCGAAAGAGGAAGACATTATGAGGTTGCAATCGAACTCGCATCCAGTCTCCACTGAAATCAATGATTGA
- the LOC110916461 gene encoding uncharacterized protein LOC110916461 isoform X5, protein MEYVYSSPAKRRKISHANDQQMLLNKNEDNMILGSSSGDDAQSHFRKKLLVLDVNGLLVDIVADPPDEAHKPDTRIAQKAVFKRPFCDEFLEFCFQRFSVGVWTSRTRKNINRVLDFLMRDTQRQLLFCWDLSHCTDTGFFTVENNSKKLLLKEIRKLWEKKGPDLPWEIGEYDESNTLLVDTKSHRALLNPPHTAIFPYPYCHWHTEDNSLRDLRIYLERLAASENVQKFVSENSFGQRPIREKNLSWGFYQKIIHAFSYKRKAGDSVKPDPTIASVTKTLLEPEPISTATSAAHTLLEPETGTTTALVGQALSEPDLDTTALTSVEQETVSATVLTAHTLAEPQTSTTALVGQTVSEPDLDTAALAAQTSLEQETVTATVLTAPTLLEPEPGAAIALVGETLSEPEIHTTASAAWTVLEPETLFVLIFETLKHFVYVMRRGYCTCYVFICIYNSHFGCCTSDDAHSGFTTSCKGALTSDVDNVTVGTALSAKIKSPSPKRSHLQESNSVVNRSVTRSMNKRIVKSVKDVSCVGSDDIHQDSPHVEHKIIVTESNSALDGSVTRSRNKRVVNSVEDNSRGKRFRSSEGSKKNTKVFVLALQKTSGADDGNSCQKRTRRPRKLVVKKPTGVLEDGHGITTDLDEHQPLSVWYERMRRLSVIKRSDKSRNQTNVVTTDRTTSDYQQDWPFIKLCPIWTTIESLVLHPTPPQKPHFSPLKKTNELCREGLAIAHMVTYWNLVQRLSDLKPNDPVDIINNGLEVAVDLETHGFDVEAIRGRLNELLYSKSKAGQREDTLKELEKCNYEKHVIEKEMDRLKVEMQKLQEKWKAKEEDIMRLQSNSHPVSTEIND, encoded by the exons ATGGAGTATGTGTACTCTTCTCCTGCTAAACGGAGAAAGATTTCACATGCAAATGATCAACAAATGTTACTCAACAAGAATGAAGATAACATGATTTTGGGGTCTTCTAGTGGGGATGATGCTCAATCTCATTTTAGAAAAAAGCTTCTTGTTCTTGATGTAAATGGGCTGCTTGTTGATATTGTAGCAGACCCCCCAGATGAAGCCCACAAACCAGACACAAGAATAGCTCAAAAAGCAG TGTTTAAGAGACCATTTTGTGATGAGTTTTTGGAATTTTGCTTTCAGAGGTTTAGTGTAGGAGTTTGGACATCAAGAACAAG AAAGAATATAAACCGAGTTCTTGACTTCCTCATGAGGGACACTCAACGTCAATTGCTTTTCTGTTGG GATCTCTCACACTGTACTGACACTGGTTTTTTTACGGTTGAGAATAATAGCAAAAAATTACTTTTAAAGGAAATTAGAAAGTTATGGGAAAAGAAAGGTCCCGATCTTCCATGGGAAATAGGAGAGTACGATGAATCAAATACACTTTTAGTCGACACTAAGTCACACAGGGCTCTACTTAATCCC CCACATACAGCAATCTTTCCTTACCCTTATTGTCACTGGCATACAGAAGACAATTCCTTAC GCGACCTTCGTATTTATCTGGAAAGGTTGGCGGCATCTGAGAACGTCCAAAAATTTGTATCGGAAAATTCGTTTGGCCAACGCCCCATTAGGGAAAAGAATCTGTCATGGGGATTTTATCAAAAGATTATTCATGCATTCTCATATAAACGTAAAGCTGGTGATTCAGTGAAACCTGACCCCACTATTGCTTCTGTTACTAAAACCTTATTGGAACCCGAACCCATCTCTACTGCTACTTCGGCTGCCCATACGTTACTGGAACCAGAAACGGGGACCACTACTGCTTTAGTTGGCCAAGCCTTATCGGAACCAGATCTCGACACGACTGCTCTGACTTCAGTGGAACAAGAAACTGTAAGTGCTACTGTTTTGACTGCTCATACCTTAGCGGAACCACAAACTAGCACTACTGCTTTGGTGGGTCAAACCGTATCGGAACCAGATCTTGACACTGCTGCCCTGGCTGCTCAGACTTCGTTGGAACAAGAAACCGTAACTGCGACTGTTTTGACTGCTCCAACCTTATTGGAACCAGAACCCGGCGCTGCTATTGCTTTGGTTGGTGAAACCTTATCGGAACCAGAAATCCACACTACTGCTTCGGCTGCTTGGACTGTATTAGAACCCGAAACTTTGTTCGTACTTATCTTTGAAACTCTGAAGCATTTTGTCTATGTGATGAGACGTGGTTACTGCACATGTTATGTGTTTATTTGTATATATAATTCCCACTTTGGGTGCTG TACATCAGATGATGCTCATTCAGGCTTCACTACATCGTGTAAAGGGGCTCTAACAAGTGACGTGGACAATGTAACTGTTGGCACCGCACTTTCTGCTAAAATTAAGAGTCCTTCACCAAAAAGATCT CATCTGCAGGAAAGTAATTCTGTTGTGAATCGTTCAGTTACTCGTAGCATGAATAAAAGAATCGTGAAGTCGGTTAAAGACGTCTCATGTGTCGGATCTGATGATATTCATCAAGATTCACCTCACGTGGAACACAAAATAATCGTCACA GAAAGTAATTCTGCTTTGGATGGTTCAGTTACTCGTAGCAGGAACAAAAGAGTTGTGAATTCGGTAGAAGACAATTCACGTGGGAAAAGGTTCCGATCTTCAGAAG GTAGCAAGAAAAACACAAAAGTTTTTGTGCTTGCTTTGCAAAAAACAAGTGGGGCAGATGATGGCAATAGTTGTCAGAAAAGAACGAGAAGACCACGAAAGTTAGTGGTTAAAAAACCAACTGGTGTACTAGAAG ATGGACATGGAATCACTACCGATCTTGATGAGCACCAACCTCTATCCGTGTGGTATGAACGGATGCGTCGCCTTTCAGTTATAAAGA GAAGTGATAAATCACGAAATCAAACCAATGTCGTCACCACTGACAGAACCACCAGCGACTACCAACAAGATTGGCCGTTTATCAAGCTGTGTCCAATCTGGACCACCATCGAATCTCTCGTGTTACACCCAACACCGCCTCAAAAGCCACACTTTTCGCCATTGAAGAAGACGAACGAGCTTTGTCGTGAGGGTTTAGCCATTGCTCACATGGTGACGTATTGGAATCTGGTTCAGAGGCTTTCAGACTTAAAACCGAATGATCCGGTTGACATAATCAACAACGGTTTGGAAGTTGCAGTCGACTTGGAGACTCATGGGTTTGATGTGGAAGCAATTCGAGGTCGTTTAAATGAGTTGCTTTATTCTAAATCCAAAGCAGGCCAGCGTGAGGATACTCTTAAAGAGCTTGAAAAGTGCAATTATGAAAAGCATGTAATCGAGAAAGAGATGGATCGATTAAAAGTGGAGATGCAAAAGTTGCAAGAAAAATGGAAAGCGAAAGAGGAAGACATTATGAGGTTGCAATCGAACTCGCATCCAGTCTCCACTGAAATCAATGATTGA
- the LOC110916461 gene encoding uncharacterized protein LOC110916461 isoform X2, with the protein MEYVYSSPAKRRKISHANDQQMLLNKNEDNMILGSSSGDDAQSHFRKKLLVLDVNGLLVDIVADPPDEAHKPDTRIAQKAVFKRPFCDEFLEFCFQRFSVGVWTSRTRKNINRVLDFLMRDTQRQLLFCWDQSHCTDTGFNTIENSGKPLLLKELKKLWEKQDPNLPWDRGAYDESNTLLLDDSPYKALRNPPYTAIFPYTYSYLDTQDNDLGPNGDLRNYLERLAASDNVQTFVEQNPFGQQPITHDNESWNFYRNIICSTQPGAGPSRSRKKLIVLDIGGLLVDVRMAPREGFREDTMLGSKAVFKRPYCDEFLQFCFQRFNVGIWTSVFRFNTERTVDYLMRENQHKLLFCWDLSHCTDTGFFTVENNSKKLLLKEIRKLWEKKGPDLPWEIGEYDESNTLLVDTKSHRALLNPPHTAIFPYPYCHWHTEDNSLRDLRIYLERLAASENVQKFVSENSFGQRPIREKNLSWGFYQKIIHAFSYKRKAGDSVKPDPTIASVTKTLLEPEPISTATSAAHTLLEPETGTTTALVGQALSEPDLDTTALTSVEQETVSATVLTAHTLAEPQTSTTALVGQTVSEPDLDTAALAAQTSLEQETVTATVLTAPTLLEPEPGAAIALVGETLSEPEIHTTASAAWTVLEPETLFVLIFETLKHFVYVMRRGYCTCYVFICIYNSHFGCCTSDDAHSGFTTSCKGALTSDVDNVTVGTALSAKIKSPSPKRSESNSVVNRSVTRSMNKRIVKSVKDVSCVGSDDIHQDSPHVEHKIIVTESNSALDGSVTRSRNKRVVNSVEDNSRGKRFRSSEGSKKNTKVFVLALQKTSGADDGNSCQKRTRRPRKLVVKKPTGVLEDGHGITTDLDEHQPLSVWYERMRRLSVIKRSDKSRNQTNVVTTDRTTSDYQQDWPFIKLCPIWTTIESLVLHPTPPQKPHFSPLKKTNELCREGLAIAHMVTYWNLVQRLSDLKPNDPVDIINNGLEVAVDLETHGFDVEAIRGRLNELLYSKSKAGQREDTLKELEKCNYEKHVIEKEMDRLKVEMQKLQEKWKAKEEDIMRLQSNSHPVSTEIND; encoded by the exons ATGGAGTATGTGTACTCTTCTCCTGCTAAACGGAGAAAGATTTCACATGCAAATGATCAACAAATGTTACTCAACAAGAATGAAGATAACATGATTTTGGGGTCTTCTAGTGGGGATGATGCTCAATCTCATTTTAGAAAAAAGCTTCTTGTTCTTGATGTAAATGGGCTGCTTGTTGATATTGTAGCAGACCCCCCAGATGAAGCCCACAAACCAGACACAAGAATAGCTCAAAAAGCAG TGTTTAAGAGACCATTTTGTGATGAGTTTTTGGAATTTTGCTTTCAGAGGTTTAGTGTAGGAGTTTGGACATCAAGAACAAG AAAGAATATAAACCGAGTTCTTGACTTCCTCATGAGGGACACTCAACGTCAATTGCTTTTCTGTTGG GATCAATCTCACTGCACAGACACCGGTTTCAATACTATTGAGAACTCCGGCAAACCGTTGCTATTAAAGGAACTTAAAAAGTTATGGGAAAAACAAGATCCAAATCTTCCGTGGGATAGAGGAGCGTATGATGAATCAAATACACTGCTTTTGGATGATTCTCCGTACAAGGCACTACGTAATCCT CCATATACCGCAATCTTCCCCTATACCTACAGTTACCTTGACACCCAAGATAACGATTTAGGACCCAATGGCGATCTTCGTAATTATCTGGAAAGGCTGGCAGCGTCTGATAACGTCCAAACGTTTGTAGAGCAAAACCCATTTGGTCAACAACCGATTACACATGATAACGAATCGTGGAATTTTTACCGTAACATCATTTGTTCCACTCAACCAGGAGCCGGTCCTTCTCGTTCTCGAAAGAAACTTATTGTTCTTGATATCGGTGGGTTGCTCGTTGATGTTAGAATGGCCCCACGTGAAGGCTTTAGAGAAGACACAATGCTTGGGTCAAAAGCAG TGTTTAAGAGACCTTATTGTGATGAGTTCTTACAATTTTGTTTTCAGAGATTCAATGTTGGTATTTGGACATCAGTTTTCAG ATTCAATACAGAACGCACTGTTGACTATCTTATGAGAGAAAATCAACACAAATTGCTTTTCTGTTGG GATCTCTCACACTGTACTGACACTGGTTTTTTTACGGTTGAGAATAATAGCAAAAAATTACTTTTAAAGGAAATTAGAAAGTTATGGGAAAAGAAAGGTCCCGATCTTCCATGGGAAATAGGAGAGTACGATGAATCAAATACACTTTTAGTCGACACTAAGTCACACAGGGCTCTACTTAATCCC CCACATACAGCAATCTTTCCTTACCCTTATTGTCACTGGCATACAGAAGACAATTCCTTAC GCGACCTTCGTATTTATCTGGAAAGGTTGGCGGCATCTGAGAACGTCCAAAAATTTGTATCGGAAAATTCGTTTGGCCAACGCCCCATTAGGGAAAAGAATCTGTCATGGGGATTTTATCAAAAGATTATTCATGCATTCTCATATAAACGTAAAGCTGGTGATTCAGTGAAACCTGACCCCACTATTGCTTCTGTTACTAAAACCTTATTGGAACCCGAACCCATCTCTACTGCTACTTCGGCTGCCCATACGTTACTGGAACCAGAAACGGGGACCACTACTGCTTTAGTTGGCCAAGCCTTATCGGAACCAGATCTCGACACGACTGCTCTGACTTCAGTGGAACAAGAAACTGTAAGTGCTACTGTTTTGACTGCTCATACCTTAGCGGAACCACAAACTAGCACTACTGCTTTGGTGGGTCAAACCGTATCGGAACCAGATCTTGACACTGCTGCCCTGGCTGCTCAGACTTCGTTGGAACAAGAAACCGTAACTGCGACTGTTTTGACTGCTCCAACCTTATTGGAACCAGAACCCGGCGCTGCTATTGCTTTGGTTGGTGAAACCTTATCGGAACCAGAAATCCACACTACTGCTTCGGCTGCTTGGACTGTATTAGAACCCGAAACTTTGTTCGTACTTATCTTTGAAACTCTGAAGCATTTTGTCTATGTGATGAGACGTGGTTACTGCACATGTTATGTGTTTATTTGTATATATAATTCCCACTTTGGGTGCTG TACATCAGATGATGCTCATTCAGGCTTCACTACATCGTGTAAAGGGGCTCTAACAAGTGACGTGGACAATGTAACTGTTGGCACCGCACTTTCTGCTAAAATTAAGAGTCCTTCACCAAAAAGATCT GAAAGTAATTCTGTTGTGAATCGTTCAGTTACTCGTAGCATGAATAAAAGAATCGTGAAGTCGGTTAAAGACGTCTCATGTGTCGGATCTGATGATATTCATCAAGATTCACCTCACGTGGAACACAAAATAATCGTCACA GAAAGTAATTCTGCTTTGGATGGTTCAGTTACTCGTAGCAGGAACAAAAGAGTTGTGAATTCGGTAGAAGACAATTCACGTGGGAAAAGGTTCCGATCTTCAGAAG GTAGCAAGAAAAACACAAAAGTTTTTGTGCTTGCTTTGCAAAAAACAAGTGGGGCAGATGATGGCAATAGTTGTCAGAAAAGAACGAGAAGACCACGAAAGTTAGTGGTTAAAAAACCAACTGGTGTACTAGAAG ATGGACATGGAATCACTACCGATCTTGATGAGCACCAACCTCTATCCGTGTGGTATGAACGGATGCGTCGCCTTTCAGTTATAAAGA GAAGTGATAAATCACGAAATCAAACCAATGTCGTCACCACTGACAGAACCACCAGCGACTACCAACAAGATTGGCCGTTTATCAAGCTGTGTCCAATCTGGACCACCATCGAATCTCTCGTGTTACACCCAACACCGCCTCAAAAGCCACACTTTTCGCCATTGAAGAAGACGAACGAGCTTTGTCGTGAGGGTTTAGCCATTGCTCACATGGTGACGTATTGGAATCTGGTTCAGAGGCTTTCAGACTTAAAACCGAATGATCCGGTTGACATAATCAACAACGGTTTGGAAGTTGCAGTCGACTTGGAGACTCATGGGTTTGATGTGGAAGCAATTCGAGGTCGTTTAAATGAGTTGCTTTATTCTAAATCCAAAGCAGGCCAGCGTGAGGATACTCTTAAAGAGCTTGAAAAGTGCAATTATGAAAAGCATGTAATCGAGAAAGAGATGGATCGATTAAAAGTGGAGATGCAAAAGTTGCAAGAAAAATGGAAAGCGAAAGAGGAAGACATTATGAGGTTGCAATCGAACTCGCATCCAGTCTCCACTGAAATCAATGATTGA